The Methanococcoides methylutens MM1 genome has a window encoding:
- the mtaC gene encoding methanol--corrinoid protein MtaC — protein sequence MIDINPQRTLVRYNVRIEQEMTPEEVAEGLFPADEAIREVARAVFNGDEDEVVESLKNAIDKGKDPLSLINNALMVGMEVVSTLYDDNMLYLPDVIISAQAMIEGIEFCKEQSGEEHEYKGKIISYVVEGDIHDIGKKIVTVLLRAKGYEVIDLGKDVPVEEVISAVKREKPIMVTGTALMTTTMSAFSDVNSRLLDSDINVPVVCGGGAVNQDFVSQYDLGLYCEEAADVPKIADAILKGFDIESLRKEFHKH from the coding sequence TTGATTGACATAAATCCTCAACGTACCCTGGTACGGTACAATGTAAGGATAGAGCAGGAAATGACGCCTGAAGAGGTTGCAGAGGGCTTGTTCCCTGCAGATGAAGCTATACGTGAGGTCGCAAGGGCGGTTTTTAATGGCGATGAAGATGAAGTTGTGGAGAGTCTTAAGAATGCCATTGACAAAGGTAAGGACCCTCTGTCTCTGATAAATAATGCACTTATGGTAGGGATGGAGGTAGTTTCAACACTTTATGATGATAATATGCTTTACCTTCCTGATGTTATTATCTCAGCCCAGGCAATGATCGAAGGAATTGAGTTCTGTAAGGAGCAGTCGGGAGAGGAACACGAATACAAGGGTAAGATAATTTCATATGTTGTGGAGGGTGATATTCACGACATCGGCAAGAAGATCGTAACAGTGCTTCTCAGGGCAAAAGGGTATGAGGTCATTGATCTTGGAAAGGATGTTCCTGTCGAAGAGGTTATATCTGCTGTGAAAAGAGAGAAACCTATCATGGTTACCGGAACTGCTCTTATGACAACTACAATGTCTGCATTCAGTGATGTAAATTCACGTCTTCTTGATAGTGATATTAATGTTCCCGTGGTATGTGGCGGGGGTGCAGTTAACCAGGATTTCGTTTCCCAGTACGATCTTGGTCTCTATTGTGAAGAAGCAGCGGATGTTCCGAAGATCGCAGATGCTATTCTGAAAGGATTTGATATTGAAAGCCTCAGGAAGGAGTTCCACAAACATTGA
- the mtaB gene encoding methanol--corrinoid protein co-methyltransferase MtaB, giving the protein MDIKRYTKMAYDDFEDMVFGHCPNPLSTGFDLEIGAGYTSAEVNYAPRPSSGKSKETLVAEYEKITTDVLQRMVQVGFPSVVLETEHVLPMTMNPEWGAEISHAQKAIMEEYYDEYGIKCALRTTLADIRGGRETLDLRGDHYDILMESFDQVASSGSDMLSIESLGGKGAFDNAILHNDIPGILFSIGILGTLDVEYLWSEISSIAKKHNVIAAGDTDCSQANTAMFIAGGLLDRKLAHTMAIVARAISAPRSLAAYEAGAVGPGKDCGYENTIIKAIAGVPISQEGKASTCAHSDVMGNLVMQCCDLWSNESVEYHGEFGGTSVQCWGETLSYDCSMLNTAIEAGYTKVFRDVLMASDRYRDPQSFILAFDNAYRIGEAIVKDGDDIYLRSKNAAIKACELVERGSRGQLELSRFEKASLTKAIKALHSMTDEKDAFIDEQMEIFKASMPEFRPENYGY; this is encoded by the coding sequence ATGGATATAAAACGCTACACAAAAATGGCATATGATGATTTTGAGGACATGGTCTTCGGACATTGTCCTAATCCTCTAAGTACGGGTTTTGATCTGGAGATCGGAGCTGGTTACACTTCTGCAGAGGTGAATTATGCACCCAGACCTTCATCAGGAAAGTCTAAAGAAACGCTTGTTGCAGAATATGAGAAGATCACAACTGACGTCCTTCAAAGGATGGTTCAGGTGGGTTTCCCTTCTGTGGTGCTTGAGACCGAACATGTTCTTCCAATGACAATGAACCCTGAGTGGGGAGCAGAGATATCACATGCTCAGAAGGCAATAATGGAAGAATATTATGATGAATACGGTATCAAATGTGCATTGCGTACTACTCTTGCTGACATCCGTGGAGGTCGTGAGACCCTTGACCTGCGTGGTGATCACTATGATATTCTTATGGAATCGTTTGATCAGGTAGCATCCAGTGGTTCCGATATGCTGTCCATTGAATCGCTTGGTGGGAAGGGTGCTTTTGACAATGCAATTCTCCATAATGACATTCCGGGAATCTTGTTCTCCATAGGAATTCTTGGAACTCTTGATGTTGAATATCTCTGGTCTGAGATTAGCAGTATTGCAAAAAAGCACAATGTGATCGCCGCAGGAGATACTGATTGTTCCCAGGCCAATACTGCAATGTTCATCGCAGGAGGTCTTCTTGACAGGAAACTCGCACATACTATGGCTATAGTGGCAAGAGCAATCTCAGCACCAAGATCACTCGCAGCATATGAAGCAGGAGCTGTAGGACCCGGTAAGGATTGCGGATATGAAAACACGATCATAAAAGCAATTGCTGGTGTACCTATCTCGCAGGAAGGAAAAGCTTCAACCTGTGCACACTCTGATGTCATGGGTAACCTTGTCATGCAGTGCTGTGATCTCTGGTCCAATGAGTCCGTGGAGTACCACGGTGAATTTGGTGGAACGAGCGTCCAGTGCTGGGGTGAAACATTATCCTATGATTGCTCTATGCTGAACACGGCTATTGAAGCCGGTTATACAAAAGTCTTCAGGGATGTGCTAATGGCCTCGGACAGATATCGTGATCCTCAGTCCTTCATACTTGCATTTGATAATGCGTACAGGATCGGAGAGGCCATTGTAAAGGATGGTGACGACATCTACCTCCGTTCAAAGAACGCTGCAATTAAAGCCTGCGAGCTTGTTGAGAGGGGTTCAAGGGGTCAGCTGGAGCTTTCCAGGTTCGAGAAAGCATCTCTGACAAAAGCTATCAAGGCGCTTCACTCTATGACTGATGAAAAGGATGCTTTCATTGATGAGCAGATGGAAATATTCAAGGCTTCAATGCCTGAATTCAGGCCCGAAAATTATGGTTACTGA
- a CDS encoding hydantoinase/oxoprolinase N-terminal domain-containing protein — protein sequence MQYSLGIDAGGTYTDAVIIRDSDGGVVDAKKAFTTYPDPLGGIKNVLDSLDKEYLRDVSLVSVSTTLSTNSLLEGTGDPVGLILVGDHPVEKEFPTRNVILVSGGHDHNGEELTPLDIDTIRDFVLSTKDDVAAYAVSANFGTRNPEHELQTKDLIRQLTSMPVVCGHELSQELGAYERAVTAFLNARLIPITTIFVNSVTSDIKRRGIDARMLILRCDGSVANVEDALNKPIETIFSGPAASLLGASHLSRKDTCAVIDVGGTSTDLLSIYNGVPEISKSGAIVGGWKTRVKAIKMETSAMGGDSHVWVKGGMVHIGPRRVMPLCVAAVQYAGFLEKLRHNKMLSREDLNESYQQTKFFVKTGYEAFGIDNSEKEVLVFIDYEPTSINDISRLLKRTPSSSVLESLTQKRLIQAIGFTPTDVLHVRGEYDAWDDNAAHRGAEMLSKMVRMGKYEFCDHIKDMVTKNMALNLLSFTLPDTPKNAIENILGGKYPVKFKLEIPVVMIGGPVSSYLDELKRVIEAEIIVPDLAAVGNAMGALVGKGIKRVEINIRPFSLMSPDEDFLVFSPVGRERFENYIEALDFATDMGKKLVRDYVSKCGIPDRQIHISTTKKVISPDGWSHYPMETKLVIVGVGTPLLALK from the coding sequence ATGCAATATAGTCTGGGCATTGATGCGGGTGGAACATATACGGATGCAGTGATCATTAGGGATTCGGACGGGGGAGTGGTAGATGCAAAAAAAGCTTTTACCACATATCCCGATCCTCTGGGAGGAATAAAAAATGTACTGGACTCCCTTGATAAAGAATATTTAAGAGATGTAAGTCTTGTATCCGTTTCCACCACTCTCTCGACCAACTCTCTCCTTGAAGGGACCGGTGACCCTGTGGGGCTTATACTTGTGGGTGACCATCCTGTTGAAAAAGAATTTCCAACCAGGAATGTGATTTTAGTATCCGGTGGGCATGATCATAACGGGGAGGAGCTAACACCTCTGGATATAGATACAATCCGGGATTTTGTTCTGTCAACAAAGGACGACGTAGCAGCCTATGCAGTCTCAGCTAATTTCGGAACCCGTAATCCGGAGCATGAACTTCAGACAAAGGACCTGATACGGCAATTAACCTCCATGCCTGTGGTATGCGGGCATGAACTCTCCCAGGAACTAGGAGCATATGAAAGGGCAGTGACAGCTTTCTTGAATGCCCGTCTAATACCTATAACTACGATTTTTGTTAATTCTGTGACCTCTGACATAAAAAGGAGGGGTATAGATGCCAGGATGCTGATACTAAGGTGTGATGGTTCCGTGGCTAATGTGGAGGATGCCCTTAACAAACCTATTGAAACAATATTTTCGGGTCCCGCTGCAAGCCTGTTAGGCGCTTCCCATCTTTCACGCAAAGATACCTGTGCAGTCATTGATGTAGGCGGGACGAGCACTGATCTCTTATCCATTTACAATGGTGTTCCGGAGATAAGCAAATCCGGGGCCATTGTTGGTGGCTGGAAGACTCGGGTGAAAGCCATAAAGATGGAAACTTCGGCAATGGGAGGAGATAGTCATGTATGGGTAAAGGGGGGAATGGTACACATAGGCCCCAGGAGGGTAATGCCTTTGTGTGTTGCTGCTGTGCAGTATGCTGGTTTCCTTGAAAAGCTCAGGCATAACAAGATGTTATCCCGGGAAGATCTGAACGAGAGTTACCAGCAGACCAAGTTCTTTGTAAAGACCGGATATGAGGCATTTGGAATTGACAATTCAGAGAAAGAAGTGCTGGTTTTCATTGACTATGAACCCACATCTATCAACGATATCTCAAGACTGCTTAAAAGAACACCATCCAGTTCCGTCCTGGAATCCTTAACTCAAAAGAGATTGATACAGGCTATCGGTTTTACTCCCACGGATGTACTGCATGTAAGAGGGGAGTACGATGCCTGGGACGATAATGCAGCCCATAGGGGGGCGGAGATGCTTTCAAAAATGGTTCGGATGGGTAAATACGAATTCTGCGATCATATAAAGGACATGGTTACGAAGAATATGGCGTTGAACCTACTGTCTTTCACACTGCCAGATACGCCTAAGAATGCAATAGAGAACATTCTAGGGGGCAAATATCCGGTAAAATTTAAACTGGAGATCCCGGTTGTGATGATAGGTGGACCCGTTAGTTCATATCTTGATGAACTGAAAAGGGTAATAGAAGCCGAGATCATAGTTCCTGATCTTGCCGCCGTTGGGAATGCCATGGGGGCACTGGTTGGAAAAGGTATCAAAAGGGTCGAGATCAACATTAGGCCATTCTCTTTAATGTCACCTGATGAAGATTTCCTTGTATTCTCCCCTGTTGGAAGGGAACGTTTTGAAAACTATATCGAAGCACTGGACTTTGCCACTGATATGGGAAAGAAACTTGTCAGGGATTATGTAAGCAAATGTGGAATTCCAGATAGACAGATACATATCTCCACAACCAAAAAAGTCATTTCTCCTGATGGGTGGAGTCACTATCCTATGGAAACGAAATTGGTTATTGTAGGAGTTGGGACACCTTTACTGGCATTGAAATGA
- the mtaC gene encoding methanol--corrinoid protein MtaC has translation MTSFDLDPSEILVRYNVKMEKAMTPEDAAAELYPTEELYRPIAEAIFEGEEDDVIEGLEAAIDAGKDPIALIDDALMVGMKVVTDLYDQGIIFLPNVMMSADAMLDGIEFCKEQSDETPVAKGKVVCHVAEGDVHDIGKSIVAALLRANGYEVVDLGRDVPVDEVIEAVKAENPIMLTGTALMTTTMYAFKAVNDRLLEAGIKIPFACGGGAVNQDFVTTYELGVYGEEAADAPKIADQIVAGAALDALKEEFHKH, from the coding sequence ATGACCAGTTTCGATTTAGACCCCAGTGAAATTCTGGTAAGGTATAATGTAAAAATGGAAAAGGCCATGACGCCTGAAGATGCAGCAGCTGAACTCTATCCAACCGAGGAGTTATACAGGCCAATTGCAGAAGCGATCTTTGAAGGTGAGGAAGACGACGTTATTGAAGGTCTTGAGGCTGCTATCGATGCAGGTAAGGACCCAATTGCATTGATCGACGATGCTCTTATGGTAGGTATGAAGGTTGTTACAGATCTGTATGACCAGGGTATAATTTTCCTGCCAAATGTCATGATGTCTGCAGACGCAATGCTTGATGGTATTGAGTTCTGTAAAGAGCAGTCCGACGAAACACCTGTTGCAAAGGGCAAGGTCGTCTGCCACGTAGCAGAAGGAGATGTACACGATATCGGAAAGTCCATTGTAGCTGCACTTCTCAGAGCAAACGGATACGAGGTAGTCGACCTTGGCCGTGACGTTCCTGTAGATGAAGTTATTGAGGCTGTCAAAGCTGAGAACCCAATCATGCTTACAGGTACTGCACTGATGACAACAACAATGTATGCTTTCAAGGCTGTCAACGACAGGCTTCTTGAAGCAGGAATAAAAATCCCATTCGCCTGTGGCGGTGGAGCAGTTAACCAGGACTTCGTAACTACCTACGAGCTTGGTGTCTATGGTGAGGAAGCAGCTGACGCACCAAAGATCGCAGATCAGATCGTTGCTGGTGCAGCTCTTGATGCACTGAAAGAGGAATTCCACAAACACTGA
- the mtaB gene encoding methanol--corrinoid protein co-methyltransferase MtaB, which yields MAINRYTKMAYGSADELMFGKSKFPVKAGLDLEIGGGYTSPEVNYAPRPEAGESKEKLVKEYQRITTDIMNRMVQVGFPSVVLETEHVEQMTNNPTWGGEVAHAQKEIMEEFHDEYGIKCALRHTPGDIREDRDYLGLRGDKFNVLMESFEEVAANGADLLSVESMGGKEIFDYAILRNDVPGMLYAIGCLGTMDMDFLWQEIASVAKKNGVVAAGDTDCSEANTAMFIGGGLLDKNLAHTLAIIARAISAPRSLAAYEAGAVGPGKDCGYENPIIKAITGMPMTQEGKSSTCAHSDVMGNLIMQCCDLWSNESVEYHAEFGGTSVQCWSESLAYDCALMNTALVTGQDKVLRDLMVLSDKYRDPQGYVLAYDNAYRVGEAIVKDGNDIYLRAKNAALESVKIMEEGAAGKLELTRFEMGALNDAKNALEALTDDQETFMSDCMTKYKEEVKVFLPENYGL from the coding sequence ATGGCAATCAACAGATACACAAAAATGGCATATGGCAGTGCAGATGAATTGATGTTCGGTAAGTCCAAGTTCCCTGTAAAAGCAGGACTTGACCTTGAGATCGGTGGTGGATACACTTCCCCTGAAGTTAACTATGCTCCAAGGCCGGAAGCTGGTGAATCTAAGGAGAAGCTCGTCAAGGAATACCAGAGGATCACCACAGATATCATGAACCGTATGGTCCAGGTAGGTTTCCCATCTGTAGTACTTGAGACAGAACACGTCGAACAGATGACCAACAACCCAACCTGGGGAGGAGAGGTCGCACACGCACAGAAAGAAATCATGGAAGAGTTCCACGATGAATACGGCATCAAATGTGCATTAAGACACACCCCTGGTGACATCCGTGAAGACCGTGACTACCTTGGACTCAGGGGCGACAAGTTCAACGTCCTTATGGAATCCTTTGAAGAAGTAGCAGCAAACGGTGCAGATCTTCTTTCAGTTGAGTCAATGGGTGGTAAGGAGATCTTCGACTATGCTATTCTGAGGAACGATGTTCCAGGTATGCTCTATGCAATCGGCTGTCTCGGTACCATGGATATGGACTTCCTCTGGCAGGAGATCGCAAGCGTTGCAAAGAAGAACGGTGTAGTTGCAGCCGGTGACACAGACTGTTCCGAAGCAAACACTGCAATGTTCATTGGTGGCGGTCTTCTTGACAAGAACCTTGCACACACACTTGCAATCATTGCAAGGGCAATCTCAGCACCAAGATCACTCGCAGCATACGAGGCAGGAGCTGTAGGTCCAGGTAAGGACTGTGGATATGAGAATCCTATCATAAAGGCGATCACAGGTATGCCAATGACACAGGAAGGTAAGAGCTCAACCTGCGCACACTCTGATGTCATGGGTAACCTCATCATGCAGTGCTGTGACCTCTGGTCCAACGAGTCTGTGGAATACCACGCTGAGTTTGGTGGTACATCCGTACAGTGCTGGTCAGAATCCCTTGCATATGACTGTGCTTTGATGAACACTGCACTTGTAACAGGTCAGGACAAGGTTCTCAGGGATCTTATGGTACTCTCTGATAAATACAGGGACCCACAGGGCTATGTTCTTGCATATGACAACGCATACCGCGTTGGTGAAGCAATCGTCAAGGACGGAAACGACATCTACCTCCGTGCAAAGAATGCTGCACTTGAGTCTGTAAAGATCATGGAAGAAGGCGCTGCTGGAAAGCTCGAGCTCACAAGGTTCGAGATGGGTGCACTTAATGATGCAAAGAATGCACTTGAAGCACTTACAGACGATCAGGAAACCTTTATGAGTGACTGCATGACAAAGTACAAGGAAGAAGTCAAGGTGTTCCTGCCTGAGAACTACGGTCTCTAA